Proteins from a genomic interval of Rhizobium etli CFN 42:
- a CDS encoding adenylate/guanylate cyclase domain-containing protein has product MSSFVNKAGAAVETDEGAWPIRRRRILDWLVNETRGERFIDNILVAMCEKLLAAGVPVARATLHFRTNHPQWIGARILWKEGMAEAKIDTFAYGVETTAEFLKSPVNAIHQGVEEVRKQLEGAVEDDEDSLFQELRDDGLTEYIAWPIEHTFGKRHVVTFSTSRPGGFTSEHTDFLRDLLPALTLVSEIRLKNIMARTLLQTYVGPHASEHILSGVTTRGSGATVGAAIMICDLRDFTAISDLWPRDDVIHLLNDYFDAMSDPIERHGGEILKFMGDGLLAIFPLAKETACLDLLQAIREGRALMAELNAEHLRTGREPLRYGVGVHVGDVMYGNIGSRRRLDFTVIGPAVNVASRLENLTKEVKRPVLLSRAFVEMAGCAKDMDSLGTFPLRGLGEPVDVFAFPER; this is encoded by the coding sequence ATGTCCTCTTTTGTGAACAAGGCCGGGGCTGCCGTTGAAACGGACGAAGGCGCCTGGCCGATCCGCCGAAGGCGGATCCTCGATTGGCTGGTGAACGAGACGCGCGGCGAGCGTTTCATCGATAACATCCTGGTGGCAATGTGTGAGAAGCTGTTGGCCGCAGGGGTGCCGGTGGCGCGCGCGACGCTGCACTTCCGGACGAACCATCCGCAATGGATCGGCGCCCGCATCCTTTGGAAAGAGGGCATGGCGGAAGCGAAGATCGACACCTTCGCCTATGGTGTCGAAACCACGGCGGAGTTCTTGAAAAGCCCGGTCAACGCGATCCATCAGGGCGTGGAGGAGGTGCGCAAGCAGCTGGAAGGTGCAGTCGAAGACGACGAAGATAGCCTTTTCCAAGAACTGCGCGATGACGGTCTCACGGAATACATCGCCTGGCCGATCGAGCATACTTTCGGCAAGCGGCATGTCGTGACGTTCTCCACCAGCCGGCCGGGTGGTTTTACGAGCGAGCACACGGATTTTCTGCGCGATCTCCTGCCGGCGCTGACCCTCGTCAGCGAGATCAGGCTGAAGAACATCATGGCGCGGACACTGCTGCAGACCTATGTGGGACCGCATGCGAGCGAGCACATATTGTCGGGTGTGACGACGCGCGGCAGCGGTGCGACCGTCGGCGCCGCCATCATGATCTGTGATCTGCGCGACTTTACGGCGATCTCGGACCTCTGGCCCCGCGACGATGTCATCCATCTGCTGAACGATTATTTCGATGCCATGTCTGACCCGATCGAGCGACATGGCGGGGAAATCCTGAAGTTCATGGGAGACGGGCTGCTGGCGATCTTCCCGCTCGCCAAGGAAACGGCCTGCCTCGATCTGCTGCAGGCGATCCGCGAGGGGCGGGCGTTGATGGCCGAGCTGAACGCGGAGCACCTGCGAACGGGACGCGAACCGCTGCGCTACGGCGTCGGGGTGCATGTCGGCGACGTCATGTACGGCAATATCGGCTCGCGCCGCCGGCTGGATTTCACCGTCATCGGCCCGGCGGTCAATGTCGCCTCGCGCCTGGAAAACCTGACCAAGGAGGTCAAGCGTCCGGTGCTCTTGTCGCGCGCCTTCGTCGAAATGGCGGGCTGCGCGAAAGACATGGACAGTCTCGGCACCTTCCCGTTGCGCGGGCTCGGAGAGCCTGTCGATGTCTTCGCTTTTCCGGAGCGATAG